The proteins below come from a single Ictalurus punctatus breed USDA103 chromosome 29, Coco_2.0, whole genome shotgun sequence genomic window:
- the vit gene encoding vitrin isoform X6, with amino-acid sequence MLRAPLATIFFGLLLVFSSKAKPNGKDKKAKQVVPDIECDARAGKISFPEFIVRCPSSCRETKEKVYGTVVFASISSICNAAIHNGVITNAGGKVIVKKMAGQEPYKGTFANGIRSLSLPKWRESFTVSVGKPKKGVIYPATLESQKEHSTTSPTTPAPDPTTTTSELTTTTTTTTTTPPPTTPTTTTTTTARPRAAVHKVRDAGNSHPYLAAASARQTQNGQAKGLHQVVRSGSAFAGRFPPRINPGARRPEAGANNRRQPSVPATSAFSRVQPVQPERNQHTIPTNPALARRKWPHPVYAQPNWFSGPKRPTDVSNSEPDTGYTWSNVDTVDSPAPQPADTDSGPKHLPETLHTRDLSDRGKDPLPRVPDTQGNTNCKVDIAFLMDGSWSIGKRRFKIQKDFLSEVSQVINVGINGPMMGIIQYGDDPVTEFSLRQFSSSKDLKPAIDKIIQKGGLSNVGTALFYVNKHFFSDANGNRGGAPNVVVVLVDGWPTDKVEEASRLARESGINIFFVTIEGPDDSEKHNVVEANFVDKAVCRTNGFFSLPVTSWFALRKAAQPLVKRVCDTDRLVCSKTCLNANDIAFVIDGSSSVGTGNFRTVLQFVANVTREFEISDTDTRIGAVQYTYEQRLEFAFGQHNTKADVLNAIRRINYWSGGTSTGAAITYAAEKLFSKSKPNKRKIMIVITDGRSYDDVRAPALAVHHSGVIAYSIGIAWAAQDELEYIATDPDKDHSFFVDEFDNLYKYVPKIIHNICHEFNSQPRN; translated from the exons ATGTTGAGAGCTCCACTTGCCACCATCTTTTTTG GACTCCTTCTTGTTTTTAGCAGCAAGGCTAAGCCAAATGGAAAAGACAAGAAGGCAAAACAAG TTGTGCCAGATATAGAATGTGATGCGCGTGCAGGGAAAATCAGCTTCCCAGAATTCATTGTTCGGTGCCCATCCAGTTGCCGTGAGACCAAGGAGAAGGTTTATGGGACGGTCGTCTTTGCCTCCATATCCAGCATTTGCAATGCTGCTATTCACAA TGGGGTCATTACGAATGCTGGAGGAAAGGTGATCGTAAAGAAGATGGCAGGACAAGAGCCGTATAAAGGCACTTTTGCAAATGGCATCCGCTCACTGTCCCTCCCCAAATGGAGAGAGTCTTTCACCGTCTCAG TTGGCAAGCCAAAAAAAGGTGTGATCTACCCTGCTACCTTGGAAA GTCAGAAGGAACACTCCACCACATCGCCCACAACGCCAGCTCCAGACCCAACGACAACCACAAGCGAGctaaccaccaccaccacaaccaccaccacaacccCACCCCCAACAACTCCCACCACAACTACGACCACCACCGCGAGGCCACGGGCTGCAGTTCATAAAGTCAGAGATGCAG GCAACAGTCATCCATACCTTGCAGCAGCCAGTGCAC GACAGACACAGAATGGCCAAGCAAAGGGTCTTCATCAAG TAGTCAGAAGTGGCTCAGCCTTTGCAGGAAGATTTCCACCTCGTATCAACCCAG GTGCACGCAGGCCAGAGGCAGGTGCCAATAATAGGAGACAGCCATCAGTTCCTGCTACCTCAG CTTTCAGTCGGGTCCAGCCAGTCCAGCCAGAGAGGAACCAGCATACCATTCCCACCAATCCTG CCCTTGCTCGGAGAAAATGGCCACATCCTGTCTACGCCCAACCCAATTGGTTTTCTGGTCCAAAGAGACCAACAG ATGTTAGTAACTCTGAGCCAGATACAGGCTACACATGGAGCAACGTGGACACTGTTGATTCTCCAG CTCCTCAACCAGCAGATACAGACAGTGGACCAAAGCACCTCCCTGAAACTCTCCATACGAGAG ACCTTAGTGACCGAGGGAAAGACCCCTTACCCAGAGTTCCAGACACTCAGGGAAACACAA ACTGTAAAGTTGACATCGCCTTCCTCATGGATGGCAGCTGGAGCATTGGCAAGCGTCGTTTTAAGATCCAGAAAgacttcctgtctgaggttTCCCAAGTCATTAATGTAGGCATAAATGGCCCAATGATGGGGATCATCCAGTATGG GGATGATCCAGTGACAGAGTTCAGTCTACGCCAGTTCTCTAGCTCCAAAGACCTCAAACCTGCTATTGACAAGATTATTCAGAAAGGCGGGCTCTCCAATGTGG GGACAGCCCTCTTTTACGTCAACAAGCATTTCTTCAGCGATGCTAATGGAAACCGAGGTGGGGCACCCAATGTTGTTGTGGTGCTGGTGGACGGCTGGCCTACAGACAAAGTGGAGGAGGCTTCAAGATTGGCACGGGAATCAGGCATCAATATCTTTTTTGTTACCATTGAAGGCCCAGATGACAGCGAGAAGCACAATGTGGTTGAGGCCAATTTTGTGGACAAG GCTGTGTGCAGGACCAATGGCTTCTTCTCACTGCCAGTGACCAGCTGGTTTGCTCTACGTAAGGCAGCACAGCCTCTGgtgaaacgtgtgtgtgatACAGACCGGCTCGTGTGCAGCAAGACATGCCTGAATGCCAATGACATCGCCTTTGTAATTGACGGCTCAAGCAGCGTAGGTACCGGCAACTTCCGTACTGTGCTGCAGTTCGTGGCCAACGTGACGCGTGAGTTCGAGATCTCCGACACGGATACACGTATTGGTGCTGTGCAGTACACTTATGAGCAGCGACTCGAGTTTGCCTTTGGCCAGCATAACACCAAGGCTGATGTCCTAAATGCCATTCGCCGCATCAATTACTGGAGTGGGGGTACTAGTACGGGTGCCGCCATCACTTATGCTGCTGAGAAGCTCTTCAGCAAGTCCAAGCCAAACAAGCGTAAGATCATGATTGTCATCACAGATGGGCGCTCCTATGATGATGTGCGTGCGCCCGCTCTGGCAGTGCACCACTCTG GTGTGATTGCTTACTCCATCGGCATTGCCTGGGCTGCACAGGATGAGCTAGAATACATCGCCACAGACCCAGACAAAGATCACTCCTTCTTTGTGGATGAGTTCGACAACCTCTATAAGTATGTGCCCAAGATCATACACAACATCTGCCACGAGTTTAACTCTCAGCCACGGAACTAA
- the vit gene encoding vitrin isoform X10, with product MLRAPLATIFFGLLLVFSSKAKPNGKDKKAKQVVPDIECDARAGKISFPEFIVRCPSSCRETKEKVYGTVVFASISSICNAAIHNGVITNAGGKVIVKKMAGQEPYKGTFANGIRSLSLPKWRESFTVSVGKPKKGVIYPATLESQKEHSTTSPTTPAPDPTTTTSELTTTTTTTTTTPPPTTPTTTTTTTARPRAAVHKVRDAGNSHPYLAAASARQTQNGQAKGLHQVVRSGSAFAGRFPPRINPGARRPEAGANNRRQPSVPATSAFSRVQPVQPERNQHTIPTNPASDPRPEISEYERWYFGQYPPQPADTDSGPKHLPETLHTRVEPVEVWKPEGNPFDLDLSDRGKDPLPRVPDTQGNTNCKVDIAFLMDGSWSIGKRRFKIQKDFLSEVSQVINVGINGPMMGIIQYGDDPVTEFSLRQFSSSKDLKPAIDKIIQKGGLSNVGTALFYVNKHFFSDANGNRGGAPNVVVVLVDGWPTDKVEEASRLARESGINIFFVTIEGPDDSEKHNVVEANFVDKAVCRTNGFFSLPVTSWFALRKAAQPLVKRVCDTDRLVCSKTCLNANDIAFVIDGSSSVGTGNFRTVLQFVANVTREFEISDTDTRIGAVQYTYEQRLEFAFGQHNTKADVLNAIRRINYWSGGTSTGAAITYAAEKLFSKSKPNKRKIMIVITDGRSYDDVRAPALAVHHSGVIAYSIGIAWAAQDELEYIATDPDKDHSFFVDEFDNLYKYVPKIIHNICHEFNSQPRN from the exons ATGTTGAGAGCTCCACTTGCCACCATCTTTTTTG GACTCCTTCTTGTTTTTAGCAGCAAGGCTAAGCCAAATGGAAAAGACAAGAAGGCAAAACAAG TTGTGCCAGATATAGAATGTGATGCGCGTGCAGGGAAAATCAGCTTCCCAGAATTCATTGTTCGGTGCCCATCCAGTTGCCGTGAGACCAAGGAGAAGGTTTATGGGACGGTCGTCTTTGCCTCCATATCCAGCATTTGCAATGCTGCTATTCACAA TGGGGTCATTACGAATGCTGGAGGAAAGGTGATCGTAAAGAAGATGGCAGGACAAGAGCCGTATAAAGGCACTTTTGCAAATGGCATCCGCTCACTGTCCCTCCCCAAATGGAGAGAGTCTTTCACCGTCTCAG TTGGCAAGCCAAAAAAAGGTGTGATCTACCCTGCTACCTTGGAAA GTCAGAAGGAACACTCCACCACATCGCCCACAACGCCAGCTCCAGACCCAACGACAACCACAAGCGAGctaaccaccaccaccacaaccaccaccacaacccCACCCCCAACAACTCCCACCACAACTACGACCACCACCGCGAGGCCACGGGCTGCAGTTCATAAAGTCAGAGATGCAG GCAACAGTCATCCATACCTTGCAGCAGCCAGTGCAC GACAGACACAGAATGGCCAAGCAAAGGGTCTTCATCAAG TAGTCAGAAGTGGCTCAGCCTTTGCAGGAAGATTTCCACCTCGTATCAACCCAG GTGCACGCAGGCCAGAGGCAGGTGCCAATAATAGGAGACAGCCATCAGTTCCTGCTACCTCAG CTTTCAGTCGGGTCCAGCCAGTCCAGCCAGAGAGGAACCAGCATACCATTCCCACCAATCCTG CTTCAGACCCAAGACCAGAAATATCAGAGTATGAGCGCTGGTACTTTGGACAGTATC CTCCTCAACCAGCAGATACAGACAGTGGACCAAAGCACCTCCCTGAAACTCTCCATACGAGAG TGGAGCCAGTGGAGGTGTGGAAGCCAGAAGGGAACCCGTTTGATTTAG ACCTTAGTGACCGAGGGAAAGACCCCTTACCCAGAGTTCCAGACACTCAGGGAAACACAA ACTGTAAAGTTGACATCGCCTTCCTCATGGATGGCAGCTGGAGCATTGGCAAGCGTCGTTTTAAGATCCAGAAAgacttcctgtctgaggttTCCCAAGTCATTAATGTAGGCATAAATGGCCCAATGATGGGGATCATCCAGTATGG GGATGATCCAGTGACAGAGTTCAGTCTACGCCAGTTCTCTAGCTCCAAAGACCTCAAACCTGCTATTGACAAGATTATTCAGAAAGGCGGGCTCTCCAATGTGG GGACAGCCCTCTTTTACGTCAACAAGCATTTCTTCAGCGATGCTAATGGAAACCGAGGTGGGGCACCCAATGTTGTTGTGGTGCTGGTGGACGGCTGGCCTACAGACAAAGTGGAGGAGGCTTCAAGATTGGCACGGGAATCAGGCATCAATATCTTTTTTGTTACCATTGAAGGCCCAGATGACAGCGAGAAGCACAATGTGGTTGAGGCCAATTTTGTGGACAAG GCTGTGTGCAGGACCAATGGCTTCTTCTCACTGCCAGTGACCAGCTGGTTTGCTCTACGTAAGGCAGCACAGCCTCTGgtgaaacgtgtgtgtgatACAGACCGGCTCGTGTGCAGCAAGACATGCCTGAATGCCAATGACATCGCCTTTGTAATTGACGGCTCAAGCAGCGTAGGTACCGGCAACTTCCGTACTGTGCTGCAGTTCGTGGCCAACGTGACGCGTGAGTTCGAGATCTCCGACACGGATACACGTATTGGTGCTGTGCAGTACACTTATGAGCAGCGACTCGAGTTTGCCTTTGGCCAGCATAACACCAAGGCTGATGTCCTAAATGCCATTCGCCGCATCAATTACTGGAGTGGGGGTACTAGTACGGGTGCCGCCATCACTTATGCTGCTGAGAAGCTCTTCAGCAAGTCCAAGCCAAACAAGCGTAAGATCATGATTGTCATCACAGATGGGCGCTCCTATGATGATGTGCGTGCGCCCGCTCTGGCAGTGCACCACTCTG GTGTGATTGCTTACTCCATCGGCATTGCCTGGGCTGCACAGGATGAGCTAGAATACATCGCCACAGACCCAGACAAAGATCACTCCTTCTTTGTGGATGAGTTCGACAACCTCTATAAGTATGTGCCCAAGATCATACACAACATCTGCCACGAGTTTAACTCTCAGCCACGGAACTAA
- the vit gene encoding vitrin isoform X9, which yields MLRAPLATIFFGLLLVFSSKAKPNGKDKKAKQVVPDIECDARAGKISFPEFIVRCPSSCRETKEKVYGTVVFASISSICNAAIHNGVITNAGGKVIVKKMAGQEPYKGTFANGIRSLSLPKWRESFTVSVGKPKKGVIYPATLESQKEHSTTSPTTPAPDPTTTTSELTTTTTTTTTTPPPTTPTTTTTTTARPRAAVHKVRDAGNSHPYLAAASARQTQNGQAKGLHQVVRSGSAFAGRFPPRINPGARRPEAGANNRRQPSVPATSDVSNSEPDTGYTWSNVDTVDSPASDPRPEISEYERWYFGQYPPQPADTDSGPKHLPETLHTRVEPVEVWKPEGNPFDLDLSDRGKDPLPRVPDTQGNTNCKVDIAFLMDGSWSIGKRRFKIQKDFLSEVSQVINVGINGPMMGIIQYGDDPVTEFSLRQFSSSKDLKPAIDKIIQKGGLSNVGTALFYVNKHFFSDANGNRGGAPNVVVVLVDGWPTDKVEEASRLARESGINIFFVTIEGPDDSEKHNVVEANFVDKAVCRTNGFFSLPVTSWFALRKAAQPLVKRVCDTDRLVCSKTCLNANDIAFVIDGSSSVGTGNFRTVLQFVANVTREFEISDTDTRIGAVQYTYEQRLEFAFGQHNTKADVLNAIRRINYWSGGTSTGAAITYAAEKLFSKSKPNKRKIMIVITDGRSYDDVRAPALAVHHSGVIAYSIGIAWAAQDELEYIATDPDKDHSFFVDEFDNLYKYVPKIIHNICHEFNSQPRN from the exons ATGTTGAGAGCTCCACTTGCCACCATCTTTTTTG GACTCCTTCTTGTTTTTAGCAGCAAGGCTAAGCCAAATGGAAAAGACAAGAAGGCAAAACAAG TTGTGCCAGATATAGAATGTGATGCGCGTGCAGGGAAAATCAGCTTCCCAGAATTCATTGTTCGGTGCCCATCCAGTTGCCGTGAGACCAAGGAGAAGGTTTATGGGACGGTCGTCTTTGCCTCCATATCCAGCATTTGCAATGCTGCTATTCACAA TGGGGTCATTACGAATGCTGGAGGAAAGGTGATCGTAAAGAAGATGGCAGGACAAGAGCCGTATAAAGGCACTTTTGCAAATGGCATCCGCTCACTGTCCCTCCCCAAATGGAGAGAGTCTTTCACCGTCTCAG TTGGCAAGCCAAAAAAAGGTGTGATCTACCCTGCTACCTTGGAAA GTCAGAAGGAACACTCCACCACATCGCCCACAACGCCAGCTCCAGACCCAACGACAACCACAAGCGAGctaaccaccaccaccacaaccaccaccacaacccCACCCCCAACAACTCCCACCACAACTACGACCACCACCGCGAGGCCACGGGCTGCAGTTCATAAAGTCAGAGATGCAG GCAACAGTCATCCATACCTTGCAGCAGCCAGTGCAC GACAGACACAGAATGGCCAAGCAAAGGGTCTTCATCAAG TAGTCAGAAGTGGCTCAGCCTTTGCAGGAAGATTTCCACCTCGTATCAACCCAG GTGCACGCAGGCCAGAGGCAGGTGCCAATAATAGGAGACAGCCATCAGTTCCTGCTACCTCAG ATGTTAGTAACTCTGAGCCAGATACAGGCTACACATGGAGCAACGTGGACACTGTTGATTCTCCAG CTTCAGACCCAAGACCAGAAATATCAGAGTATGAGCGCTGGTACTTTGGACAGTATC CTCCTCAACCAGCAGATACAGACAGTGGACCAAAGCACCTCCCTGAAACTCTCCATACGAGAG TGGAGCCAGTGGAGGTGTGGAAGCCAGAAGGGAACCCGTTTGATTTAG ACCTTAGTGACCGAGGGAAAGACCCCTTACCCAGAGTTCCAGACACTCAGGGAAACACAA ACTGTAAAGTTGACATCGCCTTCCTCATGGATGGCAGCTGGAGCATTGGCAAGCGTCGTTTTAAGATCCAGAAAgacttcctgtctgaggttTCCCAAGTCATTAATGTAGGCATAAATGGCCCAATGATGGGGATCATCCAGTATGG GGATGATCCAGTGACAGAGTTCAGTCTACGCCAGTTCTCTAGCTCCAAAGACCTCAAACCTGCTATTGACAAGATTATTCAGAAAGGCGGGCTCTCCAATGTGG GGACAGCCCTCTTTTACGTCAACAAGCATTTCTTCAGCGATGCTAATGGAAACCGAGGTGGGGCACCCAATGTTGTTGTGGTGCTGGTGGACGGCTGGCCTACAGACAAAGTGGAGGAGGCTTCAAGATTGGCACGGGAATCAGGCATCAATATCTTTTTTGTTACCATTGAAGGCCCAGATGACAGCGAGAAGCACAATGTGGTTGAGGCCAATTTTGTGGACAAG GCTGTGTGCAGGACCAATGGCTTCTTCTCACTGCCAGTGACCAGCTGGTTTGCTCTACGTAAGGCAGCACAGCCTCTGgtgaaacgtgtgtgtgatACAGACCGGCTCGTGTGCAGCAAGACATGCCTGAATGCCAATGACATCGCCTTTGTAATTGACGGCTCAAGCAGCGTAGGTACCGGCAACTTCCGTACTGTGCTGCAGTTCGTGGCCAACGTGACGCGTGAGTTCGAGATCTCCGACACGGATACACGTATTGGTGCTGTGCAGTACACTTATGAGCAGCGACTCGAGTTTGCCTTTGGCCAGCATAACACCAAGGCTGATGTCCTAAATGCCATTCGCCGCATCAATTACTGGAGTGGGGGTACTAGTACGGGTGCCGCCATCACTTATGCTGCTGAGAAGCTCTTCAGCAAGTCCAAGCCAAACAAGCGTAAGATCATGATTGTCATCACAGATGGGCGCTCCTATGATGATGTGCGTGCGCCCGCTCTGGCAGTGCACCACTCTG GTGTGATTGCTTACTCCATCGGCATTGCCTGGGCTGCACAGGATGAGCTAGAATACATCGCCACAGACCCAGACAAAGATCACTCCTTCTTTGTGGATGAGTTCGACAACCTCTATAAGTATGTGCCCAAGATCATACACAACATCTGCCACGAGTTTAACTCTCAGCCACGGAACTAA
- the vit gene encoding vitrin isoform X5 yields MLRAPLATIFFGLLLVFSSKAKPNGKDKKAKQVVPDIECDARAGKISFPEFIVRCPSSCRETKEKVYGTVVFASISSICNAAIHNGVITNAGGKVIVKKMAGQEPYKGTFANGIRSLSLPKWRESFTVSVGKPKKGVIYPATLESQKEHSTTSPTTPAPDPTTTTSELTTTTTTTTTTPPPTTPTTTTTTTARPRAAVHKVRDAGNSHPYLAAASARQTQNGQAKGLHQVVRSGSAFAGRFPPRINPGARRPEAGANNRRQPSVPATSAFSRVQPVQPERNQHTIPTNPDVSNSEPDTGYTWSNVDTVDSPASDPRPEISEYERWYFGQYPPQPADTDSGPKHLPETLHTRVEPVEVWKPEGNPFDLDLSDRGKDPLPRVPDTQGNTNCKVDIAFLMDGSWSIGKRRFKIQKDFLSEVSQVINVGINGPMMGIIQYGDDPVTEFSLRQFSSSKDLKPAIDKIIQKGGLSNVGTALFYVNKHFFSDANGNRGGAPNVVVVLVDGWPTDKVEEASRLARESGINIFFVTIEGPDDSEKHNVVEANFVDKAVCRTNGFFSLPVTSWFALRKAAQPLVKRVCDTDRLVCSKTCLNANDIAFVIDGSSSVGTGNFRTVLQFVANVTREFEISDTDTRIGAVQYTYEQRLEFAFGQHNTKADVLNAIRRINYWSGGTSTGAAITYAAEKLFSKSKPNKRKIMIVITDGRSYDDVRAPALAVHHSGVIAYSIGIAWAAQDELEYIATDPDKDHSFFVDEFDNLYKYVPKIIHNICHEFNSQPRN; encoded by the exons ATGTTGAGAGCTCCACTTGCCACCATCTTTTTTG GACTCCTTCTTGTTTTTAGCAGCAAGGCTAAGCCAAATGGAAAAGACAAGAAGGCAAAACAAG TTGTGCCAGATATAGAATGTGATGCGCGTGCAGGGAAAATCAGCTTCCCAGAATTCATTGTTCGGTGCCCATCCAGTTGCCGTGAGACCAAGGAGAAGGTTTATGGGACGGTCGTCTTTGCCTCCATATCCAGCATTTGCAATGCTGCTATTCACAA TGGGGTCATTACGAATGCTGGAGGAAAGGTGATCGTAAAGAAGATGGCAGGACAAGAGCCGTATAAAGGCACTTTTGCAAATGGCATCCGCTCACTGTCCCTCCCCAAATGGAGAGAGTCTTTCACCGTCTCAG TTGGCAAGCCAAAAAAAGGTGTGATCTACCCTGCTACCTTGGAAA GTCAGAAGGAACACTCCACCACATCGCCCACAACGCCAGCTCCAGACCCAACGACAACCACAAGCGAGctaaccaccaccaccacaaccaccaccacaacccCACCCCCAACAACTCCCACCACAACTACGACCACCACCGCGAGGCCACGGGCTGCAGTTCATAAAGTCAGAGATGCAG GCAACAGTCATCCATACCTTGCAGCAGCCAGTGCAC GACAGACACAGAATGGCCAAGCAAAGGGTCTTCATCAAG TAGTCAGAAGTGGCTCAGCCTTTGCAGGAAGATTTCCACCTCGTATCAACCCAG GTGCACGCAGGCCAGAGGCAGGTGCCAATAATAGGAGACAGCCATCAGTTCCTGCTACCTCAG CTTTCAGTCGGGTCCAGCCAGTCCAGCCAGAGAGGAACCAGCATACCATTCCCACCAATCCTG ATGTTAGTAACTCTGAGCCAGATACAGGCTACACATGGAGCAACGTGGACACTGTTGATTCTCCAG CTTCAGACCCAAGACCAGAAATATCAGAGTATGAGCGCTGGTACTTTGGACAGTATC CTCCTCAACCAGCAGATACAGACAGTGGACCAAAGCACCTCCCTGAAACTCTCCATACGAGAG TGGAGCCAGTGGAGGTGTGGAAGCCAGAAGGGAACCCGTTTGATTTAG ACCTTAGTGACCGAGGGAAAGACCCCTTACCCAGAGTTCCAGACACTCAGGGAAACACAA ACTGTAAAGTTGACATCGCCTTCCTCATGGATGGCAGCTGGAGCATTGGCAAGCGTCGTTTTAAGATCCAGAAAgacttcctgtctgaggttTCCCAAGTCATTAATGTAGGCATAAATGGCCCAATGATGGGGATCATCCAGTATGG GGATGATCCAGTGACAGAGTTCAGTCTACGCCAGTTCTCTAGCTCCAAAGACCTCAAACCTGCTATTGACAAGATTATTCAGAAAGGCGGGCTCTCCAATGTGG GGACAGCCCTCTTTTACGTCAACAAGCATTTCTTCAGCGATGCTAATGGAAACCGAGGTGGGGCACCCAATGTTGTTGTGGTGCTGGTGGACGGCTGGCCTACAGACAAAGTGGAGGAGGCTTCAAGATTGGCACGGGAATCAGGCATCAATATCTTTTTTGTTACCATTGAAGGCCCAGATGACAGCGAGAAGCACAATGTGGTTGAGGCCAATTTTGTGGACAAG GCTGTGTGCAGGACCAATGGCTTCTTCTCACTGCCAGTGACCAGCTGGTTTGCTCTACGTAAGGCAGCACAGCCTCTGgtgaaacgtgtgtgtgatACAGACCGGCTCGTGTGCAGCAAGACATGCCTGAATGCCAATGACATCGCCTTTGTAATTGACGGCTCAAGCAGCGTAGGTACCGGCAACTTCCGTACTGTGCTGCAGTTCGTGGCCAACGTGACGCGTGAGTTCGAGATCTCCGACACGGATACACGTATTGGTGCTGTGCAGTACACTTATGAGCAGCGACTCGAGTTTGCCTTTGGCCAGCATAACACCAAGGCTGATGTCCTAAATGCCATTCGCCGCATCAATTACTGGAGTGGGGGTACTAGTACGGGTGCCGCCATCACTTATGCTGCTGAGAAGCTCTTCAGCAAGTCCAAGCCAAACAAGCGTAAGATCATGATTGTCATCACAGATGGGCGCTCCTATGATGATGTGCGTGCGCCCGCTCTGGCAGTGCACCACTCTG GTGTGATTGCTTACTCCATCGGCATTGCCTGGGCTGCACAGGATGAGCTAGAATACATCGCCACAGACCCAGACAAAGATCACTCCTTCTTTGTGGATGAGTTCGACAACCTCTATAAGTATGTGCCCAAGATCATACACAACATCTGCCACGAGTTTAACTCTCAGCCACGGAACTAA